Proteins encoded within one genomic window of Bacillus sp. 1NLA3E:
- the def gene encoding peptide deformylase, producing the protein MLTMEDIIRDGHPTLRQIAEAVPIPASEEDKKILADLLEFVQNSQNPEIANQYGLRPGIGLAAPQINIAKRMIAIHVRDEKGELFSYALFNPKIVSHSVENSFLSSGEGCLSVDDPFPGYVPRHARITVKAIDLDGKEVKLRLKGLPSVVFQHEIDHLNGIMFYDYINKQDPYHHPENAIEIER; encoded by the coding sequence ATGCTTACAATGGAAGACATTATCAGGGACGGGCATCCTACGTTGCGTCAAATTGCAGAAGCGGTACCAATACCTGCTTCAGAGGAGGACAAAAAAATTCTGGCTGATCTTTTGGAGTTTGTCCAAAATAGCCAAAATCCAGAGATTGCTAATCAATATGGTCTCCGCCCGGGAATTGGGCTTGCAGCTCCGCAAATCAATATTGCTAAACGGATGATCGCCATCCACGTCCGGGATGAAAAGGGAGAATTGTTTAGTTACGCTCTCTTTAATCCAAAGATCGTTAGTCATTCTGTGGAAAATTCTTTTTTAAGCTCTGGTGAGGGTTGCCTCTCTGTAGACGATCCTTTTCCTGGATATGTGCCAAGACATGCAAGAATTACGGTGAAAGCTATCGACTTAGATGGAAAAGAAGTGAAATTAAGATTAAAAGGACTTCCTTCGGTTGTTTTCCAACATGAAATAGACCATCTTAACGGAATCATGTTTTACGATTACATCAACAAACAAGACCCCTATCATCACCCAGAAAACGCAATTGAAATTGAGAGATAA
- a CDS encoding aminotransferase class I/II-fold pyridoxal phosphate-dependent enzyme encodes MSQYNTPLFDGLIKHAKKNPVQFHIPGHKKGAGIDPAFRNFIGDNALSIDLINIGPLDDLHQPKGIIKEAQDLAAEAFGADHTFFSVQGTSGAIMTMVMAVCGPGDKIIVPRNVHKSVMSAIVFSGAIPIFIHPEIDEKLGISHGITTEAVEHALLQHPDSKGVLVINPTYFGIAGDLKKIVEIAHSYNVPVLVDEAHGVHIHFHDELPLSAMQAGADMAATSVHKLGGSLTQSSILNLKEGLVSYKRVQTILSMLTTTSTSYLLLASLDVARRRLATDGHDLIQKTITLAESIRSRVNAIEHIYCVGKEILGTKAAVDYDPTKLIISVKDLGLTGYAVEKWLREKYNIEVEMSDLYNILCIITPGDTEFEGDILVQALQQLSTEYHHLAEKVHTKVMLPDIPLLYLTPRDAFYADTESVAIEHSVGRIIAEFVMVYPPGIPIFIPGEIITEENLLYIHENVEAGLPVQGAEDVELKSLRVIKEQRAIK; translated from the coding sequence TTGTCACAATACAATACACCGTTATTTGACGGGTTAATTAAGCATGCCAAAAAAAATCCAGTCCAGTTTCATATTCCCGGACACAAAAAAGGCGCCGGAATTGACCCGGCCTTTAGAAATTTTATAGGCGATAATGCACTCTCTATCGATTTAATTAATATTGGTCCCTTGGATGATTTACATCAACCAAAAGGCATTATTAAAGAGGCACAAGATTTAGCAGCGGAAGCCTTTGGCGCTGATCACACATTCTTTTCGGTACAAGGAACAAGCGGTGCAATCATGACAATGGTTATGGCAGTTTGTGGACCTGGTGATAAAATCATCGTACCAAGAAATGTTCATAAATCAGTTATGTCTGCGATTGTTTTTTCCGGCGCTATCCCTATCTTTATCCACCCAGAAATTGATGAAAAATTAGGTATTTCCCATGGAATTACTACTGAAGCCGTAGAGCATGCGCTTTTGCAGCATCCTGATTCTAAAGGAGTCCTAGTCATCAATCCAACTTATTTTGGGATTGCTGGAGACTTAAAGAAAATTGTCGAGATTGCCCATTCTTATAATGTACCAGTCCTTGTTGATGAAGCACATGGGGTTCATATTCATTTTCATGATGAACTTCCACTTTCTGCTATGCAAGCTGGGGCTGACATGGCTGCTACGAGCGTCCATAAACTTGGGGGATCCTTGACACAAAGCTCGATTCTTAACCTTAAAGAAGGCCTCGTATCTTATAAAAGGGTCCAAACGATTTTAAGTATGTTGACGACCACGTCCACATCTTACTTATTGCTTGCCTCTTTAGATGTTGCAAGAAGAAGATTAGCTACAGATGGTCATGATTTGATTCAAAAGACGATTACTTTAGCTGAATCTATTAGAAGCAGAGTCAATGCTATTGAACATATATACTGTGTTGGAAAAGAAATATTGGGGACAAAAGCAGCGGTGGATTACGACCCCACCAAACTAATCATTTCAGTAAAAGACTTAGGTCTTACTGGGTATGCAGTAGAAAAATGGTTGCGGGAAAAGTATAACATTGAAGTGGAAATGTCTGATTTGTACAATATCCTTTGTATTATTACACCTGGAGATACTGAATTCGAAGGGGACATTCTTGTTCAGGCTCTACAACAATTATCGACTGAATATCACCATTTAGCTGAAAAGGTTCATACAAAAGTCATGCTTCCTGACATCCCTCTTTTATATTTAACACCAAGGGATGCCTTTTATGCTGATACTGAGTCTGTCGCTATCGAGCACTCTGTCGGTCGCATAATTGCTGAATTTGTTATGGTTTATCCCCCAGGAATCCCGATTTTCATTCCTGGTGAAATCATAACTGAAGAAAATTTACTTTATATTCATGAAAATGTTGAGGCAGGTTTACCTGTTCAGGGTGCAGAAGATGTTGAATTAAAATCACTTCGAGTAATCAAGGAACAACGAGCTATTAAATAA
- the pdhA gene encoding pyruvate dehydrogenase (acetyl-transferring) E1 component subunit alpha: MKSNTKTQLDIKKQFEIVEEQFQTLQILNEEGQVVNESAMPELSDEQLQELMSRMVYTRILDQRSISLNRQGRLGFYAPTAGQEASQLASQFALEKEDFILPGYRDVPQLIWHGLPLFQAFLWSRGHMEGMNVPEGVNVLHPQIIIGAQYVQTAGVALGMKKRGAKSVAITYTGDGGTSQGDFYEGMNFAGAFKAPAIFIVQNNRFAISTPVNKQSATKTLAQKAVAAGIPGIQVDGMDPLAVYVATHDARLRAINGDGPTLIETLTYRYGPHTMAGDDPTRYRTADLDNEWEKKDPLVRFRKFLENKGIWNEEKESEVIEKAKEDIKEAIKKADAASKQKVTDLMSIMYEEMPSNLKEQYEIYKAKESK; this comes from the coding sequence ATGAAATCGAATACAAAAACACAATTGGATATAAAAAAACAGTTTGAAATAGTAGAAGAGCAATTTCAAACTTTACAGATTTTAAATGAAGAGGGCCAAGTTGTTAATGAATCTGCTATGCCTGAATTGAGTGACGAACAATTACAAGAATTAATGAGCAGGATGGTATATACACGTATTCTTGATCAACGATCAATCTCTTTAAACCGCCAAGGGCGTTTAGGATTTTATGCACCGACTGCTGGTCAAGAGGCTTCTCAATTGGCTTCACAATTTGCTTTAGAAAAAGAAGATTTCATTTTGCCAGGATATCGGGATGTTCCGCAACTAATATGGCATGGATTGCCTTTATTCCAAGCATTTTTATGGTCAAGAGGTCATATGGAGGGAATGAATGTTCCTGAGGGAGTAAATGTTCTTCATCCACAAATTATTATTGGTGCTCAGTATGTTCAGACTGCTGGTGTCGCCCTTGGAATGAAAAAACGTGGAGCAAAATCCGTAGCGATTACTTATACAGGAGACGGCGGAACTTCTCAGGGAGATTTTTATGAAGGAATGAACTTTGCAGGTGCATTCAAAGCCCCAGCCATCTTTATTGTTCAAAATAACCGATTTGCCATTTCGACTCCTGTTAACAAGCAATCAGCAACAAAGACGCTTGCTCAAAAAGCTGTTGCAGCAGGTATCCCTGGTATCCAAGTTGATGGGATGGACCCATTAGCCGTGTATGTGGCAACTCATGATGCTCGCCTGCGTGCAATTAATGGCGATGGACCAACACTAATTGAAACTTTAACTTACCGATATGGACCACATACAATGGCCGGAGATGATCCAACTCGTTACCGCACAGCTGACCTTGATAATGAATGGGAAAAGAAGGATCCATTGGTTCGTTTTCGGAAATTCCTTGAAAATAAGGGGATTTGGAATGAGGAGAAAGAAAGTGAAGTAATAGAAAAGGCAAAAGAAGATATTAAAGAGGCTATCAAAAAGGCAGATGCTGCATCAAAACAAAAAGTGACTGATCTAATGTCCATTATGTATGAAGAAATGCCTTCTAACTTAAAAGAACAATATGAAATATACAAAGCAAAGGAGTCGAAGTAA
- a CDS encoding DUF3055 domain-containing protein yields the protein MEIFEKLYDEQEKVKVRFTGFTTEQTRYDFGIVYTNMFFGKPLVVCMQTGRSALLDPKDLEDSEYLKSAFKITDEKQAEDLIEFFHSAIQGVPYEPQYE from the coding sequence ATGGAAATCTTCGAAAAACTCTATGATGAACAAGAAAAGGTGAAAGTAAGATTTACTGGATTTACCACTGAACAAACCCGCTATGATTTTGGTATCGTCTACACCAATATGTTTTTTGGAAAGCCCCTCGTTGTTTGCATGCAAACAGGCCGCTCTGCACTCCTCGATCCTAAAGACCTTGAAGATTCTGAGTATTTAAAATCTGCCTTTAAAATAACTGATGAAAAACAGGCAGAAGATTTAATTGAATTTTTCCATAGTGCAATACAAGGTGTCCCATATGAACCACAATATGAATAA
- a CDS encoding YkyA family protein, producing the protein MSKIRKIQFFTLLLMVSFSLTGCFGQKTPVEKMFTVMENVVDEEKGFEEQQKPLVELEQKEKDLYEKIISLGSKENDQIVKLSDEAISVVLEREKHMEKEQKSLIASKKKFETISPFITKLDDSDLKNRANDLYELMNKRYEIHDLLYENYMLGTQYDIELYKMLKDKEASMEQLDNQVTKINETYDKVLKANEQFNQQTKKYNETKLNFYKKAGIKVSEAK; encoded by the coding sequence GTGTCGAAAATAAGAAAAATACAATTTTTCACCTTACTATTAATGGTTTCTTTTTCTTTAACCGGCTGTTTTGGTCAAAAAACACCAGTAGAGAAAATGTTCACAGTGATGGAAAATGTGGTGGATGAGGAAAAAGGCTTTGAGGAGCAGCAGAAGCCATTAGTGGAGCTTGAACAAAAAGAAAAAGATCTTTATGAAAAAATAATTTCTTTAGGAAGCAAGGAAAATGACCAAATTGTTAAGCTTTCAGATGAAGCTATCTCCGTTGTCCTAGAGCGAGAAAAACATATGGAAAAAGAACAAAAAAGTTTAATTGCATCAAAAAAGAAATTTGAAACCATTTCCCCTTTCATTACAAAATTAGATGATTCCGATTTAAAAAATAGGGCGAATGATTTATATGAACTGATGAATAAGCGATATGAAATTCATGATTTATTATATGAGAATTACATGTTGGGCACACAATATGATATTGAATTGTATAAAATGCTTAAAGATAAAGAGGCTTCAATGGAGCAATTGGATAATCAAGTTACTAAAATTAATGAAACTTATGATAAGGTCCTAAAAGCGAATGAGCAGTTTAATCAACAAACTAAGAAGTATAATGAAACGAAGTTGAATTTTTACAAAAAAGCGGGGATAAAAGTCAGTGAAGCAAAGTAA
- the lpdA gene encoding dihydrolipoyl dehydrogenase: MVVGDFPIETDTIVIGAGPGGYVAAIRAAQLGQKVTIVEKGAVGGVCLNVGCIPSKALIAAGHKYETAIHSESIGITAENVKVDFTKVQEWKAGVVKKLTGGVEGLLKGNKVNIVRGEAYFVDANTLRVMDENSAQTYTFNHAIIATGSRPIELPAFKYSKRVLDSTGALALPEIPKKIVVIGGGYIGTELGGAYANFGTQVTILEGTDEILNGFETQMSSIVKKNLKKKGADIITNALAKGVVETENSVTIKYEVKGEEKAVEADYVFVMVGRRPNTDELGIEQVGIEMTDRGVIKIDKQCRTSVGNIYAIGDIVPGPPLAHKASYEAKIAAEAIAGLQTEIDYLGIPAVVFSDPELASVGYTEKQAKEEGLEVNASKFPFAANGRALALDATDGFLKLVTRKADGLVIGAQIAGSSASDMIAELGLAIEAGMTAEDLAMTIHAHPTLGEITMEAAEVAIGHPIHIVK; this comes from the coding sequence ATGGTAGTAGGAGATTTCCCAATTGAGACTGATACAATTGTCATTGGTGCAGGACCCGGTGGTTATGTTGCAGCCATTCGCGCTGCTCAACTCGGCCAAAAGGTAACTATTGTCGAAAAAGGAGCTGTTGGTGGAGTTTGTTTAAACGTGGGTTGTATACCATCCAAAGCGTTAATTGCTGCGGGACATAAATATGAAACTGCAATACATTCTGAATCCATTGGTATTACTGCAGAGAATGTTAAAGTTGACTTTACCAAGGTTCAGGAATGGAAAGCGGGAGTTGTTAAAAAGCTTACTGGCGGTGTTGAAGGATTACTTAAAGGAAACAAGGTAAACATTGTTCGTGGTGAAGCCTACTTTGTAGATGCGAACACTCTTCGTGTGATGGATGAAAACTCTGCACAAACCTATACTTTTAATCATGCAATTATCGCAACGGGATCTCGACCTATTGAGCTCCCAGCCTTTAAATATTCAAAACGAGTACTTGATTCTACAGGTGCCCTAGCATTGCCTGAAATTCCTAAAAAAATTGTCGTAATCGGCGGCGGTTATATTGGAACTGAGCTAGGTGGAGCGTATGCAAACTTCGGGACTCAGGTAACGATTCTTGAAGGGACTGACGAAATTCTAAATGGTTTTGAGACGCAAATGTCCTCTATTGTGAAAAAGAACCTAAAGAAAAAAGGGGCAGACATCATTACCAATGCTTTAGCAAAAGGTGTTGTGGAAACAGAAAACTCTGTCACAATAAAATATGAAGTCAAAGGTGAAGAAAAAGCTGTTGAAGCTGACTATGTTTTTGTTATGGTTGGTCGTCGTCCAAATACAGATGAACTTGGTATAGAGCAGGTTGGTATTGAAATGACTGACCGGGGTGTTATAAAAATAGATAAACAATGTCGTACCAGCGTTGGTAACATATATGCAATTGGTGATATTGTACCTGGACCACCGCTTGCCCACAAAGCATCTTATGAAGCGAAAATTGCTGCCGAAGCGATTGCGGGACTACAAACGGAAATTGATTATCTTGGTATTCCTGCTGTTGTATTTTCAGATCCTGAACTAGCCTCTGTCGGTTATACGGAAAAACAGGCTAAAGAAGAGGGCCTTGAAGTAAATGCTTCAAAATTCCCTTTTGCGGCTAACGGTCGTGCATTGGCACTAGATGCGACGGATGGCTTCTTAAAGCTTGTGACTCGCAAAGCTGATGGTCTTGTTATTGGAGCACAAATCGCAGGATCAAGTGCCTCTGATATGATTGCTGAATTAGGATTGGCGATTGAAGCAGGAATGACTGCAGAAGATTTAGCGATGACGATTCACGCTCATCCAACTTTAGGAGAAATTACAATGGAAGCAGCCGAGGTTGCGATTGGACATCCAATCCACATTGTAAAATAA
- a CDS encoding dihydrolipoamide acetyltransferase family protein, producing MAFQFRLPDIGEGIHEGEIVKWFVKPGDKIQEDDVLCEVQNDKAVVEIPSPVAGTVEEVLIGEGTVATVGQVLVTFDAPGYEDIQFKGDHEEDTKEEVKVEVPVAPITASTPAVVETPTQASPVAVAKSQAEVDPNRRIIAMPSVRKYARDNGVDIRLVSGTGKNGRILKENIDAFSAGGAAVVSIAQEQQVENQVVQPEKAATISAIPQGQYPETREKMSGIRKAIAKAMVNSKHTAPHVTLMDEIDVTKLVANRKKFKEVAAQKGIKLTFLPYVVKALTSALREFPALNTSLDDAVGEIVHKHYYNIGIAADTEKGLLVPVVKDADRKSIFNISNEINELATKARDGKLAPDEMKGASCTISNIGSAGGQWFTPVINHPEVAILGIGRIAEKPIVRGGEIVVAPVLSLSLSFDHRMIDGATAQNALNHIKKLLNDPELLLMEA from the coding sequence GTGGCATTTCAATTTAGATTGCCTGACATCGGTGAAGGTATTCACGAAGGTGAAATTGTTAAATGGTTTGTGAAACCTGGAGATAAAATCCAAGAGGACGATGTGTTATGTGAGGTACAAAATGACAAAGCTGTTGTAGAAATTCCTTCTCCAGTTGCAGGTACAGTTGAGGAAGTTTTAATAGGAGAAGGAACCGTAGCAACGGTCGGTCAAGTATTGGTGACGTTTGATGCGCCAGGATATGAGGATATTCAATTTAAAGGTGACCACGAAGAAGATACAAAAGAAGAGGTGAAGGTAGAAGTCCCAGTTGCTCCAATAACTGCATCGACTCCAGCAGTTGTTGAAACACCAACACAAGCCTCCCCAGTAGCAGTTGCAAAGTCGCAAGCGGAAGTGGATCCAAACCGTCGCATTATTGCTATGCCTTCAGTTCGTAAATATGCCCGCGATAATGGTGTAGATATTCGGTTAGTGAGTGGCACGGGTAAGAATGGCCGTATATTAAAAGAAAATATAGATGCATTTTCAGCTGGTGGTGCTGCTGTTGTATCTATTGCTCAGGAACAACAAGTGGAAAATCAAGTTGTCCAGCCTGAAAAAGCGGCAACTATTTCTGCTATTCCACAAGGGCAATACCCTGAAACACGTGAAAAAATGAGCGGGATCAGGAAGGCAATTGCAAAAGCAATGGTTAACTCCAAGCATACAGCTCCACATGTCACATTAATGGATGAAATCGACGTGACAAAGCTTGTAGCAAATCGTAAAAAATTCAAAGAGGTAGCCGCTCAAAAAGGCATTAAGTTAACCTTCTTACCATACGTTGTGAAGGCACTTACTAGTGCACTTCGCGAATTCCCTGCTCTTAATACATCTCTTGATGATGCTGTAGGAGAAATTGTTCACAAACATTACTATAATATTGGAATTGCTGCTGATACTGAGAAAGGTTTACTTGTACCGGTAGTTAAAGATGCTGATCGAAAATCAATTTTCAATATTTCCAATGAAATTAATGAGCTAGCTACGAAAGCAAGAGATGGAAAACTAGCACCAGATGAAATGAAAGGTGCGTCCTGTACCATTTCAAACATTGGTTCTGCAGGCGGTCAGTGGTTTACCCCAGTTATTAACCATCCGGAAGTGGCAATCCTCGGAATCGGTAGAATCGCAGAAAAACCGATTGTGAGAGGTGGAGAAATCGTTGTTGCTCCTGTACTTTCATTGTCACTAAGTTTTGACCACAGAATGATTGATGGAGCCACTGCTCAAAATGCACTTAATCATATTAAAAAATTGCTAAACGATCCGGAACTATTGTTAATGGAGGCGTAA
- a CDS encoding YjcZ family sporulation protein, which produces MFGYGGYGYGGCGVGYGGCGYPVGGFRGGFALIVVLFILLIIVGSAFC; this is translated from the coding sequence ATGTTTGGATATGGTGGTTATGGATATGGTGGATGTGGTGTAGGTTACGGTGGTTGTGGTTATCCGGTTGGAGGATTCAGAGGAGGTTTCGCGCTCATCGTTGTCCTCTTTATTCTTTTAATTATAGTCGGAAGTGCTTTCTGTTAA
- a CDS encoding alpha-ketoacid dehydrogenase subunit beta: protein MAQLTMIQAITDALRSELRNDPNVLVFGEDVGVNGGVFRATENLQKEFGEERVFDTPLAESAIGGLAVGLSLQGFRPVPEIQFFGFVFEVMDSISGQLARMRYRSGGRYNAPVTIRSPFGGGVHTPDMHADSLEGLMAQQPGLKVVIPSTPYDAKGLLIASIRDNDPVIFLEHMKLYRSFRQEVPEEAYTIPLGKADVKREGSDLTIVTYGAMVHESLKAAEELAKEGHSIEVIDLRTVSPIDIETIIASVEKTGRAIVVQEAQKQAGISAHVVAEINDRAILSLEAPVLRVTAPDTVFPFPQAESVWLPNYKDVIETAKKVLSF from the coding sequence ATGGCTCAATTGACAATGATTCAAGCGATAACCGATGCTCTTCGGTCTGAGCTTCGCAATGATCCTAATGTATTAGTTTTTGGTGAAGATGTAGGGGTTAATGGTGGTGTTTTCCGGGCAACTGAGAATCTGCAAAAAGAATTCGGTGAAGAACGAGTATTTGACACTCCGTTAGCTGAATCTGCTATTGGTGGTTTAGCCGTTGGTCTTAGCTTGCAAGGGTTCCGTCCAGTCCCTGAAATTCAATTTTTTGGATTTGTATTTGAAGTTATGGATTCCATTTCTGGGCAACTAGCTCGGATGCGCTATCGATCTGGTGGTAGATACAATGCACCTGTTACCATTCGCTCGCCGTTTGGTGGAGGCGTACACACTCCAGATATGCATGCAGATAGTTTAGAAGGCCTTATGGCTCAACAGCCAGGATTAAAGGTTGTTATTCCATCGACTCCATATGATGCTAAAGGGCTTCTCATTGCATCAATCCGTGACAATGATCCAGTAATTTTTCTTGAACATATGAAGTTATACCGATCTTTCCGTCAAGAAGTTCCAGAAGAAGCTTATACAATCCCACTTGGGAAAGCTGATGTGAAACGTGAAGGTTCAGACCTTACGATTGTTACTTATGGTGCGATGGTTCATGAGTCATTAAAGGCAGCAGAAGAACTAGCAAAAGAAGGTCATTCTATTGAAGTGATTGACCTGCGAACTGTAAGTCCGATTGATATCGAGACCATTATCGCATCTGTTGAAAAAACAGGTCGTGCTATTGTGGTTCAAGAAGCACAAAAACAAGCTGGTATTTCAGCGCATGTTGTTGCAGAAATTAACGATCGTGCTATTTTAAGTCTGGAAGCACCTGTATTGCGTGTGACTGCGCCTGATACAGTATTCCCGTTCCCGCAAGCAGAATCCGTTTGGCTTCCAAATTATAAAGATGTGATTGAAACGGCTAAAAAGGTGTTGTCATTCTAA
- a CDS encoding GapA-binding peptide SR1P — protein sequence MGTIVCQSCDLTIDHFEDEKVTVLYSKCQCCHDHEKVQTEEH from the coding sequence ATGGGAACGATTGTTTGCCAATCTTGTGATTTGACTATTGATCATTTTGAAGATGAAAAAGTAACGGTTCTCTACTCTAAATGCCAATGCTGCCATGACCATGAAAAGGTACAAACGGAAGAACATTAA
- a CDS encoding DUF1885 family protein: MTQSAYIKLVPASVKQNVTTDDIKSYFNYYKDITAKTGDLIDWKYDGSAFPYEIKEQENSLGKWFYLFSSKDRYHAILIGIDQEFIRNEAGTETEQTYIQITLTENSTVGDKGKANEFCKFLAKKLQGELHLFNGRVMYFYPRK; the protein is encoded by the coding sequence ATGACACAAAGTGCATATATTAAGCTTGTACCTGCTTCTGTAAAACAAAATGTCACAACCGATGATATTAAATCCTATTTTAATTACTATAAGGATATTACAGCAAAAACCGGGGACCTCATTGATTGGAAATATGATGGTTCAGCCTTTCCATATGAAATAAAGGAACAGGAAAACAGTCTGGGAAAATGGTTTTATTTATTTTCTTCTAAAGATCGCTATCACGCCATTCTAATAGGAATTGATCAAGAGTTCATTCGAAATGAAGCTGGAACAGAAACTGAACAAACCTACATTCAAATCACGTTAACAGAAAACTCAACAGTCGGGGACAAGGGGAAAGCAAATGAATTTTGCAAGTTTCTAGCTAAAAAACTCCAAGGAGAACTACACTTATTTAATGGAAGAGTCATGTACTTCTACCCAAGGAAATAA